The following proteins are encoded in a genomic region of Nicotiana sylvestris chromosome 4, ASM39365v2, whole genome shotgun sequence:
- the LOC104224953 gene encoding uncharacterized protein, whose translation MFNPLQRIPLLLFFLSLSAISASESDTPISRFQNYLRINTAHPNPNYTSPITYLINFANSIPNLHSKVLHLTPTIPLLLLTWPGTSNPSLPSILFNSHLDSVPAEPEKWTHPPFSAHKTSDGRIFARGAQDDKCIGMQYLEAIKAIQSKDPEFKPLRNVHILYVPEEEVGGFDGMGKFVETKEFKELNVGFVMDEGQASTNDEFRVFYADRTPWHMVIKAVGTPGHGSRLYDNTAMENLMKSIEVITKFRESKFDIVKAGLAANSEVISVNPVFLKAGIPSPTGFVMNMQPSEAEAGFDIRMPPTADPQIMRKIIEEQWAPAWRNMTYEITEKGFLRDNMGCPLMTLTSDSNPWWSVFNEAVTRAGGKLSKPEILASTTDARFMRRLGIPTFGFSPMKNTPILLHDHNEFLKDTVYLEGIKVYEYIIKLLSSFEGYYEHRCNAVSQQ comes from the exons ATGTTCAATCCCCTCCAACGTATCCCACTCCTCTTGTTCTTCCTCTCACTCTCCGCTATCTCTGCCTCCGAATCAGACACACCCATTTCCCGTTTCCAAAATTACCTCAGAATCAACACTGCCCACCCTAATCCAAACTACACTTCTCCCATCACTTACCTCATCAACTTCGCCAACTCTATCCCAAACCTCCACTCCAAAGTTCTGCACCTAACCCCCACCATACCCCTCCTATTATTAACCTGGCCCGGTACCTCCAACCCTTCACTCCCCTCCATTCTTTTCAACTCCCATCTCGACTCCGTCCCCGCCGAGCCCGAAAAGTGGACCCACCCACCCTTTTCGGCTCATAAAACTTCCGATGGAAGAATCTTTGCACGTGGGGCCCAGGACGATAAGTGTATTGGCATGCAGTATTTGGAGGCAATCAAAGCGATACAGAGCAAAGATCCCGAGTTTAAACCTTTAAGAAATGTTCATATTTTATACGTGCCCGAGGAGGAGGTGGGTGGGTTTGATGGGATGGGGAAGTTTGTGGAGACTAAAGAGTTTAAAGAGTTAAATGTTGGGTTTGTGATGGATGAGGGACAGGCTTCAACTAATGATGAGTTTAGGGTGTTTTATGCTGATAGGACACCTTGGCATATGGTGATTAAGGCTGTTGGAACACCTGGACACGGCTCTAGATTGTATGATAATACTGCTATGGAGAATTTGATGAAGAGTATTGAGGTTATTACTAAGTTTAGGGAGTCTAAGTTTGATATAGTCAAGGCTGGATTGGCTGCTAATTCTGAAGTCATTTCTGTGAATCCAGTGTTTCTCAAGGCTGGAATTCCTTCCCCAACT GGATTTGTAATGAACATGCAACCCTCTGAAGCTGAGGCAGGATTTGATATTAGGATGCCACCAACGGCTGATCCACAAATTATGAGGAAGATAATTGAAGAGCAATGGGCACCAGCTTGGAGGAACATGACATATGAG ATAACCGAGAAAGGATTCCTGAGGGACAACATGGGATGTCCTTTGATGACACTCACTTCCGACTCCAACCCTTGGTGGTCTGTTTTTAATGAAGCTGTTACTAGAGCTGGGGGAAAACTCTCCAAGCCTGAAATATTAGCATCGACAACTGATGCTcgattcatgagacgactgggaATTCCCACCTTTGGTTTCTCCCCTATGAAGAACACCCCCATATTACTGCATGACCACAATGAG TTCCTCAAGGATACTGTTTACTTGGAGGGGATTAAGGTCTATGAATACATAATAAAATTATTAAGTTCCTTTGAGGGATATTATGAACACCGGTGTAATGCAGTTTCTCAACAATGA